The DNA region GGCGTCCCAAATAATAGTTGTTTTATCAACACCTGcacttaaaatataattgccACATTTGTTCCACTTCAATGCGAAAATTGGACCTTTATGTTGACCCAAAGTAGTAGCCAATCTGCCTTCTGTTGTCCAAATGCGTGCATATCCATCGTAACTTCCAGTTGCCAGTAACGTACCATCGCactaaaataatcaaaatacaactttctttaatattttcactGATTTATGATGTAAGTAGAATGAGTATGTATTGTATACCTTCCAATCTAACGAAGTAACATCTTTATTACTAGGTACTTCCGCACCACCTTTTTGAATGCAATGGCGAAGAATCAATTGATTTGGAGCCTGAGAATTGTCTGACATATCCCAAATACGGGCGGTGCTGTCTCCAGAACCAGAGGCCAAAAGATCGGTAGTAGGATTCCAAGCGCATATAAAAACTTCAGACTCGTGTCCTCTTAATTTGGTTGCCTTACTAGCTGGTATTTCAACAGCACTAGCATTAGCACCCGTTCCAGTACCTTGCTGCTGTTCGTCCACttccatttcatttctatcacCACCTCGATCACTTGTTCCTACGCCATTATTTGATGTCACCACTATAAATAGGTTCGAATAGATGTTCAACAATTTCATGAAtcattgaaattcttttaattaataaaataggaCATGTGTGTGCTCCTgctatatagatattttgtatgatttgaaaattaaattttactaaCTTAATCTAAATCTCAAGAACATAAAAGTACTTTGTCTATGTAATAGACAAAAGTCCTTTTTCATTGAGAAATAGATTTTGTCAGCAAAATTCAATCAAAATATCTAATGAACTAAGCTGCCTATTAATCTACCTGATGATAATGAGGAGGTCTACAAAACTTCTATATTTTTGTAGACCAGGGTGTAATCAGGCATGGATACCATATATAGAAGTTTGAAGAAGTAAACGTAATGACCATACAACCTTCTTCTCTATTTGTATCTTGAACTTCCGTTTTTATCTGTTGTTTCTGTTGATTGATTTGATTTTGTCTAGATGCAACAACATCCGGCATAACCGCGTCgatgagagacagagactCAACCATTCTTTGTTCTGTTCCATCTTCGCCAATAGAAATTTCTGCTTCCGTATATTGTAATCCCTTTTGTAGAATAGATAGAAGTGCAGCTGGTGGTACTAAAGCTCCATTTATGTTACTCTGTGATATGTGCGATTCTATACCAAAAGTGTATGCTGAATGCACAAAacctataatataaaaataaattcatattgaGTAActcaataacaaaaatatctaGAATTTCCAAtgctaatattaattaatgctAATACAAAAGGCTACAATATTTTCATCATACTGTAAATAAAgactgtaaatatatttatagttcttaaatgagaaatttttaaataatattcattaaatagaaagaaagaaaaataaactgtATATTTGTTCATTATCCCATACAAGAGGTTAACAAACGCTCTCATAATCGTACCGGATTCTTGAAGATAGCGGTAGACTAAAAAGTTGACTTCATCGCTAGAGAAGCTCATCGTTAAGGGCCTACACAGCACTAGCATAACACATTTACGTCAGGACACATTGAAAACTTTCGTTGTTTTACTTCCGACGCTAAAATTTGCCGCGTTGGGTTGTTACGAGAAAGATACACGAACACATTGCACGTAATCTGGAAGACGGTAAACCAATTGAACGTGAATACTAACATACTCATGAAACTTTTCCGAAATTTAAAACATTACAAATAGAATTTACGAGACATAAAAGTGATATTACAGTTATCAATTGACCAATTTTCTAACGactatttttgatttattggTTActcgttaaaatgaaaatataaatataacaagtatccttcatcaatatttttaatagtaagtttcctttcttatacatttttatatcgaagatCTGAAAATTAAATTGCTTTAATTTGATCTTTCTCCTGTCAGATGGCGAGCCTTGATGATGACATCGGATGTTCAGGATCGTATCTATAAAAGGGCATTGCTTCCGCTTACAGGGTACATCTATATCTTTGTCTCTAAAACGTTAAATTTTACATCGTCATCACATTCGAAGCTATATAGAATAAAACAGTtgaaagtgataaaaaaaaagctgtGTGTTTACATAAGTTGGACAACCCAATAACAACGGTATATTTTACTGAAAATCATAAGAAGttattaacgaaaaagaaaagttatacaACGTTACAAAACTTAATTTAGTACATAAATGATTAGTCAAgttagaatataaattttttggtCGGCAGACCAAAACAATCAAATATGACACGGAATAACAGGTTAGACTTTGTTTACATGATTCTTTAATGATATAACATAACCTTTCTTTGATAAGTATAATGTTTTTTAATCTTgcaaaaattcattttgtcTTATTAccatttattatcaatgttatcgttatttagaAAACGAGGACGTATTTTAGAGGAAGAATCTAGCGAGTTCATGCCACTAAGTAAAAGGATCAATAATCTTCATATCAATGGTTTATCTGGACTTCAAGAAAGTACAGCCGAAATGGAATCTGATTGGGGAGGCACtaattttattccttctcCAAATTATTCTGAACCTTCTCAAAGCTCGCCATTACATGACACTTGTGGTTCTAGCCAAAGTAGTTACACTGCCGATTACAGGCCTGATCTTGATGCAACAGAAAAtccattttattatgaaagcaataaattattgttttctttgtaCATGGAACGTATGCAAAGATCagatatgtattaataatggCTTAACTTTGCATATTTTAAaggtattttttatttacaacttAATCATTCCTTTGGATAACTTTATAAAGCCATCAAGTTTGTCAGTCTTAGGTATTAATCTTTGCAATTTGAAATTAGTTCAGTTACATTACATTTCTAATATCagtatcttttattatataatgtctatatcgcaaattaattataatacattaaaattaatttcctaATTTTCCTAATTTTCCTTGATAATTTATCTCATCGCAAGGAGagaagattaaattttttatataatatttatttctttattaccaAACACTATGCATGTCtaaagtatattaaattaatgaaaaattcaaatgcCTTATGTGATTTAttgtaattgtatttatatttttattgtttgtatACATTGATAATTTGTGCGAGAAATATTtggttattattaaatttttacagaTTGTGGTTTACaaaggagagaaataatacaaataaaataagatacgaTTGAATCAGGTTTAtttgttacttttctttattttttctaacaattaaattataagcTTACttagaaagatttattatgtttaatatatgtaattattcatGAATGATAAATGTTCTgtaacataaagaaaaaatagacaacgatcttatatatatacacgaattCGTAATTTagataatatgaattaattgttaataatgttCCAATCCACgttttcaatttcaaatttcccgctattaaacgaataattgTGAATCAACCTTAACATTAGCTGGGACACGAGTCCGACGTGAACGCACTCTGATGAGACAATAAGAACGAACGACATAACCTTTCGACCAAACGTTGATACAACATTGAGAGGGAAGGAGACGCACGCGCACGTTCAGTGTAACATTTATTTCTCAATATCGCATGGCCACCCATATTGAGATAGTAAAACGGTTAGTCGATCTTTCATCGTGTCTTTTAtcataaacgatatataatttgtgaaaaaaaaaaaaaaacgatagcCTTGCAACGATTAGGATAAAAATCGTTATAACGTTTTAGTAATTCAGAAGGAATCGACGAAGCCACACGAGTAGAACGCGCGTagctatttcttttctctcttttcacacTTTCGcacgatatatagatatatatgtgtgtgtgtgtgtgtgtgtgtgcttgtATGTGAGGGCGCGCGTAACCCACCGCCATAGTTAATCATATCCCTTGATGGAATGTTAAACgaaggcgcgcgcgcgcgcgcgcgacaCATGTTTTACCGCCTATCGGACCAATAATTGTTCGAAACAGAATAAAAACACGTATAAAGTaggaaaatagaataaattaaaaaagagagaacgtgtTAGAGAAATAAACGTCAAGAGAAAGTCGaatgaattagaaagaaatagacaTAAAGcaaa from Vespa velutina chromosome 3, iVesVel2.1, whole genome shotgun sequence includes:
- the LOC124948132 gene encoding F-box-like/WD repeat-containing protein TBL1XR1 isoform X2; protein product: MLVLCRPLTMSFSSDEVNFLVYRYLQESGFVHSAYTFGIESHISQSNINGALVPPAALLSILQKGLQYTEAEISIGEDGTEQRMVESLSLIDAVMPDVVASRQNQINQQKQQIKTEVQDTNREEGTSDRGGDRNEMEVDEQQQGTGTGANASAVEIPASKATKLRGHESEVFICAWNPTTDLLASGSGDSTARIWDMSDNSQAPNQLILRHCIQKGGAEVPSNKDVTSLDWKCDGTLLATGSYDGYARIWTTEGRLATTLGQHKGPIFALKWNKCGNYILSAGVDKTTIIWDAESGECTQQFSFHCAPALDVDWQTNTSFASCSTDQCIHVCKLNVDKPIKSFQGHTNEVNAIKWDPQGNLLASCSDDMSLKIWSMKQDTWVHDLQAHSKEIYTIKWSPTGPGTHNPNMNLTLASASFDSTVRLWDVERGACIHTLTRHTEPVYSVAFSPDGKFLASGSFDKCVHIWSTQSGLLVHSYKGTGGIFEVCWNSRGDKVGASASDGSVFVLDLRKL
- the LOC124948132 gene encoding F-box-like/WD repeat-containing protein TBL1XR1 isoform X1 gives rise to the protein MLVLCRPLTMSFSSDEVNFLVYRYLQESGFVHSAYTFGIESHISQSNINGALVPPAALLSILQKGLQYTEAEISIGEDGTEQRMVESLSLIDAVMPDVVASRQNQINQQKQQIKTEVQDTNREEVVTSNNGVGTSDRGGDRNEMEVDEQQQGTGTGANASAVEIPASKATKLRGHESEVFICAWNPTTDLLASGSGDSTARIWDMSDNSQAPNQLILRHCIQKGGAEVPSNKDVTSLDWKCDGTLLATGSYDGYARIWTTEGRLATTLGQHKGPIFALKWNKCGNYILSAGVDKTTIIWDAESGECTQQFSFHCAPALDVDWQTNTSFASCSTDQCIHVCKLNVDKPIKSFQGHTNEVNAIKWDPQGNLLASCSDDMSLKIWSMKQDTWVHDLQAHSKEIYTIKWSPTGPGTHNPNMNLTLASASFDSTVRLWDVERGACIHTLTRHTEPVYSVAFSPDGKFLASGSFDKCVHIWSTQSGLLVHSYKGTGGIFEVCWNSRGDKVGASASDGSVFVLDLRKL
- the LOC124948134 gene encoding uncharacterized protein LOC124948134 produces the protein MTRNNRKRGRILEEESSEFMPLSKRINNLHINGLSGLQESTAEMESDWGGTNFIPSPNYSEPSQSSPLHDTCGSSQSSYTADYRPDLDATENPFYYESNKLLFSLYMERMQRSDMY